The genomic interval gaGCTGGGGTGGCGGGCGCTCAGCGCCGGTCAGCGGTTCGGTCACCATCCCGGTGCTGTTCAACGAGTCCACGATGGCACAGCTCAACGGGGAGCTGCAGGCGCTGACCGAGAAGAAGCTGCTCGAACTGGGCGTGAAGCCGCACCCTCGCGCCTGGTTCGTGTCCCTGGACGGGCGCTCCAACTCGCAGGTGCGCCACTCCTACATCGACCTGcaggcgggcggcggcggcggcagcggccggAGCACCGATGCCAGCCTGGACTCGGGCGTCGACGTGCACGAGGCGCGGCCTGCGCGCCGGCGGCCCTTACGCGAAGAGCGGGAGCGCGCCCCGACggccgccccgccgccgccgccgccgcccccgcccgCGCCCCCGCGCCTGGCTCTCAGCGAGGACACGGAGCCGAGCAGCAGCGAGAGCCGCACGGGCCTCTGCTCCCCTGAGGACAACTCGCTTACACCGCTGCTGGACGAAGTGGTGGCGCCCGAGGGCCGGGCGGCCACGGTACCACGGGGTCGAGGCCGCAGCCGCGGGGACAGTTCCCGCAGCAGCGCCAGCGAGCTGCGTCGCGACTCGCTCACCAGCCCCGAGGACGAACTGGGGGTTGAGGTGGGTGATGAGGCCGGCGACAAGAAGAGCCCTTGGCAGCGGCGGGAGGAGCGGCCGCTGATGGTATTCAACGTCAAATAGGGCCTCTTTCGGGCCTGGCATCGCCCCATCCGCCTGGGCCCATGCCCAGGGTGCGCGCCCCAGGGGGTCGCCGGGCACTAGCTTTTAGCCCTAGGCTTTGAAAGGTGTCCAGGGGCCTGCAGAACTGTCCTGTGGCATGTGCTGGGTAATGTCTTGGAAGGGACCCCATGTCCGCCTCGAAGAGGGCGGTGGGAGGGGTCCAAACCCCCATTGGGAGGTGCTGGGGAGAAGGGCTGGGTGGGGGGAAGCAGTGCCTGTATAAACGTGGCTGTACATAGAAAGTTCTATTGTGGGAAAGCAGGAAGGGCAACCAGGCCTCAGCTGCTAGTGTGAGGGCCAGAAAGGGAGGGGCATTCTGTGGAcccctgggaggggaggggtgctgCTTGCTGACTAGCCTGCCTTTGGGCTATCAAGTCACAGGGCTGGTGGCTGGGGCGGCTCTGGGGAACAGGCTAATGTGATGGGAATCACTGTGGGCAGCAGCAAATATAAAACTGGTGAAATTAACTGTGTCTCTGGAGTTGTGGGAATGTGGGTACTGGATGGGGCTCTTGCTCCGGGGTCCCgtggggagggcaggcagggtaGCCAAATCAGACAGTTAAGAAAGTGTACAAACTTTATtgcagcacacacacatacacacacacatacacacctgtgGATAGGGAAGAGCACCTGGCCACAGGGTCCACaaattgggggaggggatggCAGCTTGTAATGTGGCTTTTGCCACAACCCCCCATCTGATAGGGAAGGCCTTAGATTGAGGCCCCACCTCAATGACAGGGGACTCAGAATGGGGGGAACCTAGGAAAATTTGGTGAGGGAGTGGTGCTAGGAGGCCTGAGCAGTGGGTACTCTCTGAGCAGGGTCCCAAGTGCTATGTGTCCTCGGTCCTCAGTTCTTCCTCCTCACAGCAGCTGTCTTGGGACTGGGTTCCTCAAAGGAATGTCCCAGCGCAGGGGTTTCCTGCGTAAACACTTGGTGCCCTTGGCCCCACAGCGGAAGCCAGTCGGACAGCAGTGACGCTTATCTGCGCAACAGGTGCCCTGGATGGTCAGAGGAGGATATGAGAGTTAGACGAAACAGGACCTGGCCCAGGCCCACACCCAGCCCCAGAGAAGGGGGTGGCACTGACCTGGCGATACGGACAGCAGGCCCAACTCTCCTGCCTATCTCGGCAGCAAGTCTGGTTGTCATGGCAGAAGTGCCCTTCCCCACACTCCACATTCCCCACACCCACATGAGGGCGGAGGGTCAGCTGGGCAGCATGGTGGGCAGAATCCACCTCCTTCTCACAGGTTCGGGCCTTCACATTGCAGGTGTACCCAGTCGGGCAACAATGCTGGCGGTCCTCACAGCACACGGCCTGGGGTGACAGTGGCATTATGCTCTTGTCCCCCTCTCCCCTGGGAATCAGCTCCCCTCTCCAGGGGCAGGCAGGTGGGCACTCACATGGGGTAACTGGCAGCAGGCCCAGCTCTTACTCAGGCTTGGGCAGCAGGTCTGCCCAACTGGGCAGCTAGTGTTGTCACAGCCCAGGTCTTTGGATTGGGACAAGGAAGTCTGATGGGCAGGCATCTTCTCCAGTCCAGCCACCATCTTGTTTCCCTTCTGACACTGCCCCTCAGTCAAGCACGTGTAGCCCTGGGGGCAACAGTACAGGTGGTCCGGGCAGCAGAcagcctgtgggggagggggcagaaaggCTGGTCTAGGAAGCTACACCATGTGGATGGAGCAGAGTCCCTACCTACCCCCCAGCTGGGAATAAAATCTGAGAGCTGGTATGCCGCTGGGCTAGGCAAAGAGCGGAAGAGCAAGGTAACAAGAGTCTGGCCACCTGCCTAGGCCAAAGCACTGCTCCCCCCCATGATATCACCCTACCCATGCACCTCTGGGACGGGGCAGCAACCCCACTCTCCAGATGTGAGTCGACAGCAGGTACTAGAGGAGGGGCAGCTGGTGACATTATCACAGGGGACGTCACTCTCCATGGCCTGGGGGTCTGGCAGGCTGAGGTGAGCTGGGGACTGCTCCATCCAGGGCAGCTGATGGGCTTCCTGTTCACAGGTACCCTTCTGTGAGTCACACTTAAACCCAGCTGGGCAGCAGTGTACATGGTCCTCACAGCACACAGCCTAGGATGGATAGAGAGGGGACAGTAGGCACAGGGGCCTAGCTGGCTGCCACCCTCTGCTCAGCCCAGCCCACCTACCACGCCTGGGTACCTGGTCAAAAGGGCAGCAGCCCCACGCCCCCGTCGCTAGGCGGCAGCAGGTGTAACCATCTGGGCAGCTCATCTCCATGTCACATTTTACCTCCTGCACTGAGTTAGGCAAAGAGGACAGGTCAGCAGTGGCACTGGGGACCCTCTGGGGTGCCTACCCTTTGCCTGCTCCAAAGGTGGAACCAGATGTTGAGCATGGAGGGCCACCCCTGGCAGTGATCCTAAGGTGAAGctcaatgtggagaaaagggggctGTACCTGCCCGGCCCCCATGTGTTCCTGGAatagcccgggggggggggggctcctcctCAGCGTGTAGGGGCAGTAGGCTGTGGCCTGCTTCTGGTACCTGTGTGTGCTGGCAGCTTGGTGAGAAGGTCCATAGTAGCGTTCTCCTTTGAAAGGCACTTACTCAGGACCAGGTCACACACAGTGTCCTGAGGGCAGCAGTGCAGGTGGTCGGAGCAGCAGATGGCCTGGGTGGAAGCAGGGGTGTGTCTTTGTGACTTCCAGTCTCCACTgagcagagagcaggctgacagctggcaCTGCCCCAATACCCCACTAGGGGGTAGCATAAGTCCTCAGCAGCCAGACTCCCAGCAACAGGTCAGCCTGCCTCACTCCCCTGGAGTCCCTTCGAGGTAGGTGTCCAGGTTAGGTGGGTGTGGGCAAGTAGCCCAGCTGGCTGTGGCCCCTCACTCACATTAGGCATTGGGCAGCAGCCATACTTCCCACTAGTCAGCTCACAGCAGGTAGAACCATCCGGGCACTGGGACTGTCCATCTGGGCACATGACCCCTGGAGGGGAGAGAGGTGTGAGGGGCCGCTAGAAGCCAGGCAAGACCTCTCCTCACTCCCAACCCCAACCCCAATGTTCTCCCACCTCCTCACCTGCTCTATCAGTCCTTCGGGCGGGGATCTTCTTTGCCAAGGGGTGAGTGCCCGTGGCCGTGAGGCAGCGGGCATGAACCAGATCACAGGAAGTACCATAGGGGCAGCAGTGTACCTTGTCTTCACAGCAAGAAGCCTGAGAAGAGAGGGCCCTTACTCTGTCTTtgccccctccagcccctcacTTTGCCTCTGCTGCTCCCCCACCCACCATCTTCCCAAACCCGTACCTGGGGCATGGGGCAACATCCCCAGGAGCCATCAAGCGTAGCGCAGCATGTGGAGGAGTTAGGGCACTCGAACTGGCTGTCAGGGCACTGGACAGCGCCCGGGGAGTTGGTATCTGTTGATAGGATGACCCAAGATTCCACCACCCAGTCAGAGAAGGTCATTGCCCCGATCACTCAAGGAGCTGTGGGCACCAGGCCCTGCAGACCCAGTGACAGAAGAGTGGGGGGCTGGCACTAGGGCTGTGTTCTCTCAGGCACTCTTAAACCTTTCTCCCAAAGCCAGGACTTGCCTAGGCAATGTGGCACAGGCCAGGGGAATCCGTTGACTGGGTTGGCATTAAAGCAGCCCAGCTTGGCCCCTCTCCACCCTGGCAATGCCTGGCCCCAGGTCAGGGGTCGTGTATTCTCTCCTACCCTCCTAACCCCAGTGCTGCCCCTCTGTCCACAGCAGGAGGGCTGCTTAGTATAGATGCCACATGAATGAGGGCACGAGAGCAGGGATCAGGGTCTAGCTTTGATTACTCCCAGCCAGCTAGACTCCTGGGTGCTCAAGCTCTACATGCTGCCCGTCTGCAtgccctccacctccacccttaTTGCACCTGATCTTCGGAAACAGGACTGCCCGTCGACACTGCAGTGGAAGCCCCGTGGGCAGCAGTGGCGGCCATCCGCACATGACACGGCCTGTGGAACAGAAACACCTGCATTGACTAGGCCCTTTTACCTGGTGGTGGAGGAGTGCAGGAAACATGTAAACACAGACCCCTCCATTGAGCTAATGGTACCCTCACCTCTGGGAATGGGCAGCAGCTTGAGGTCCCTGAGACAGTGAGGAGACAGGAGTAGCCAGGAGAACAGTGGGCATCGATCTGGCAGGGTCTTCCCAGATGCCTGCTCAGCACTGTGGGCTTGTcctagggagagaggagaggataaaTCAAAGGTACAGAGTTTGGCCCCTTCCTCTGGCCCATCCGAGATGACCCTTGGTACATCCCAGCTGCCAGCTCCTGCCAGGGCTGAGGGCACTCACTGGAATGGGATTGCAGCAGCTGTAGGTGGCTCCTCCTGGGTCCAAGCAGCAGGCCACAGGGCAAAGCTGACCATCTGGGCACTGCGTTCCAGCCACCAGCCCTGTCACTAAGGCCACCAAGCTCACCAGGGGCCACATGGTCTACCTGCAAAATATTAAGAGGCATTTGGCAACTAGCTCAAGTCCATGCCACCCTGATTCTAGGACCAGTCTCCCCCAGACCCAGGCCCGGGTCCGGGACTACCGGAGCCCCCCACACAactcattctccaaagaggaagcAGGATGAGGGCCTGAGATTCAGCTTCCTACatgtgtcctgtgtgtgtgtgtcacatgtACGCTAACATGTATACACCCATGAGCTACACCCATGAACATGAATGCTGGCAGGAGTGTGTGTGAATCTGTGTCCCAACCTGAGTCTCTGTGGGTGAGTGGGCAGAGATGTGGTCATGTGAGAGGAAGAAGATTTGTGGGTTTTGTGGGTCTGATCTGTGGAAACAGGGGCCACCTCTGGGGCGTGGGGGAGGCATCAGTAGCCATGGGAGGACGTGGCTGGAGGGCAAGGAGGGGCTCCTCCTCTGAAGAAAAGCCAGGGTTCCACTTCCTCAGCTAGCCCCGCTGTTGCCTCCTCGCTTGATCTGTGCTCACACCTGCACACTGCTAAGGCCTGTTGGTGGGAGAAGGTATGTCACATGACGACACGGGAAACCACAGGGTGGAGAAAGTTGAGAAAAGGGAAGTAAAGTGGTCAGTGGAGTCTGGGCTGCCCTCCCTAGAGGCGAGCCACCATCTGCTCACTGACTGTCCCCTCCTCACCAAGGGGAAGGGACACATGGGCTAGGTCAGCCTTTGAGACACTGTGTTCTAAGGGCCTCCAACACCACCAGTACCTTTCAGACTCCCCAGACACCACCCACTCACCCCTGCCTCTCTCGCTATCTGGGAGCCAAAACCCAGTGCACATAAGAGAAACCACAAGAGCCTACCCCGCTGCAGCTCTGGAGTCAGCACAAGGAACCAGCCTCAGTCCAGTCCAAGAGGGGGTAATGTGCTGCCTCTTACTTCCTAAACAGCTTTCCCCTCAAGATCAGCTGACCCCACTAGCTCAATGGGGCAGGCCCAGGGGATGTTACCCTGCCTAGAAGGGCAAAAACAGTAATGTTTGCTGAGCCTCTTGGGAGCAAAATTCAACAGcctacattattttctttcttctttgcaaCCACTATTCAAAGTAGTAATTACTACCCTTACTTTtcaaaggaggaaactgaggcttagagagcttTGAGTAACACACCCATAGTATGTATCAAGTCATAGAGATACAGGCTTTGATGGCTCCAGAGCATATTGTACCTGGGTTCATTTCACATGTGACACCACAGACAGTGCCTGGGAAAAGACCCCAGACCCCAGGAGGGTCCAAGCAGAGGAGGGGGACAGAAGCATTTCCTGGGCAGGTGGACAAGGCAGGACAGAAACCCGGAGAACAGAAGCTGCCTGGATACTGCACTTGGGTCCTAGTCCTAGAATTGCCACCAGTTATTGTGAGGGACTCAGAGTTGCTCCCTGTCTCAGTGTCCCCTCCACACCTCAAAGGGCATTCCCAGGAGACCATCTCCTAGCCAGGTAAGGATGAAGAAGGCCTCAGCCCCTTATCACTCTTTCCTCCACACCCACAGCTCCCAGGCAAGGCAGCCAGAGCTGGCCCCAGCAGCTGGCCCCACCCACTGCTTGGCTGAGGCCAGAGGGGTGCTTGACTGTACAGATCTCAGGTTGTTTGCATCCTAgtgatttatttatgtttattttccttcttgGGTATCCTGAGGTGAGGAAACATAGTGTATGCCTCTATGAGTATGCATGCAAGCACATATACACTCAGGACCAGGGATGAGGTGGTGGGGCCCAATTGCTCAGGAGGGTTTTGAGGGGGGGGCCCTCTCTCACTGCACCCCATCCACACTGCCATAACAGAGGGTGGACAGGAGCCTCGTTAAGACCCCAGCTCTGTCATCTTCCACTAGGTGGCACCCCCCCCCAACTATGAGTGTCGGGAGCAAAAGATTCCTAAAATGCGAACCGGCCCAACTGCGAGGCCAGTGAGCAGGAAAAAAAGAGTGGCCAGGAGAGGCGGAAGTTCGCTTGTCCCACCCTGCAAGAGAGGAAGTAAGGGACAGCCAGACACAACCATTCCCAAGTCCTTTGAAGAGGCCAGGGTCTCAAGTCCCacctccagtcctctcagctctggaACCAGGACGGGCACCTCTCCTACCTACCTaccaccacaaccaccaccagGCGGGGGGCGGAGCCGGATCAAAAACAGAGTGGTTGGTCCCTGCTTTGGGGGAAGGGGCTGCAGCTTCCGGGGACGCTAGAAGGTAGACGCAGAGTGCCCCTTCTAATGGGGGTCACTGCCATTCTGTTTATTCCCACCCTTCATAAAACTCTATCCAGTGCATCGCAAACCCTGAATAAGACTCTCTAAGCGAGCCCTCTCTTGCCTCCTAAATAAACCCCCGGAGGAACCTCATGTCCCCACACCCCCATGGCCGGGGCCTTCAGATGGAGAAAGCGAGAGATCTGTGCTGCCGACCCCCTTACCTGCGTCCGGCTGTACGCTCGCTGAATAGCAGCTACCCTGCAGCTCTCTGACCTGGGCCTGGCAGCGCGATGGCCcacccacctcagtttctattgGCCAGGTATACGGGCTGTCGCGCTCCGGTTGGCTACTTGACGTAGAGGCGGGGCCATCTGGAATGCTGTAGGTTTCTATTCAATttactctcctccctccctgcgtctctctccctacccccccATTTCTAAGGATCATGTGATTGGAGAATCATGTGATGGATGCCGGGGCTTGCTCCTTGCCTCCTGCGGGCGCGTGGTAGTTTGCCGGAGGTGCGGCCGCGGCTGTCTGGAGACATTGACAGGCAAAGGATCTGCCCCTTAGAGTGCGCCTTCAAGAGCGTTTGCAGGATGTCTGCTTCTGGGTTTTGGGACACTTGTGCATCTtgggttttggggtgtttttttttttctattcaacaaactcaaaaattaaactTTGGGGTTGAAGGAGAGTTGTGAGGGCAGGGATAAACAGTCCTCAGGCCCTTTCTTCAAGGTGCTCACTCACATCGGGGATGGGTGGCGAAGGAAGAAAGACCAGATTCCATCTAATTTAAGGTACATGATTGTGTGCCAAGTGCATGGATGAGTGTAGGGAAAAGGTAGTAGAGTTAGCTCTAGGCAGGAAGAAGAGATTTAATTGCACCTTAGGTTTACCTTTTTGAGCTGAGTCTGGGAGGATTTTAACGCAGGTGGGAGAAGTTGTATAAGTGGTTAGACAGCGGGTGTTGGAAAGAGCATTAGGAAACCAGATAGAAAAGGCAGCCTTGGGCAAGGATTGAATGCCAAGTTCAATGTAATGGGACTTACGGAGCTGTTGCTGGGTGCCTGGTACAAGGCCAGGCAGGGGGATGGGTGCATAGTAGAAGTAGCTTTGTAGTTTCAGATGGCATTGCCTCCCAGGAATTGACATGGCTGGTGAAGGTAGAAAAATCTACTACACAGGACAGAGTAGCCAACAATACTAGCCGGGCTGTTCAGTGCCTGGCCCAGGAAGAGAGGGATGATGAAAGATGCaccaggagggaggagaggccCAGAGAAAGCCTGGGGCTGGAATGGAGGAAGGAGTGGAGACGGCTTCAGCTTAAGCAAAGAACTTGCGCTGAAGGTGAGGCGGGGGTAGGGGACAAATCCAAGTCTGGGTAAGGAGGGAGTGGCAGGATTGAGGAACTGTGTGGCAGTGGTGCTGCGCCTGGAGCTAGTGAGGGTCCAGACAGTGGAGAAGGCTTCTCCTGAGAATTGGGACTAGACAGCACACTGGTGACATTTGTGCATATTtaccttcctgtgtgtcctgaggcAAGAGGGTACATACAGCTTTTGCTTCTATCGATGaagcatgcacatgcacacacacacatacacaatttcAATAAAATGTTAGGAAAATCAATAAAGGAACCTATTAATCACAACCACACagaatcagaagaaaaagaaaaccagagtgACTGAAACAAGTCCACCCAGCATGTCAGTTCCATATTTCATGTGTTCAACCAACTGCagatcaaaaatatttgaaaaaatgttacATTGTTGCTGACATGTACTATGTAGTTTGGCCTATAATGGTTGTGAACATATACAgactttttcttattattctctAAACAATACAGTGTAACAACTGTTTACATggcatttacattgtattaggtattataagtaatcaGAGATGATTTCAAGTATATAGGAGGCTGTGCATAGGTTACATACAAACACTACACCGTTTAATATAAGGGCTTTGAGCATCCATGAATTTTGGTATCTGTGGGGGGTTCTGAAACCAATTCCAGCACTGATACTGAGGGATGATTGTAtcacaaaattcttttttttaattgtttttcttacttattaattttagagagaaagggagagggaacatagatgtttctgtatgtgttctgagcagggattgaactggcaaacttTGCACTTCAGGACTACATTCTAGCCAACAGAGCTGTCTGGGCAGGGCTGTATCACAAAATTCTTAAAGGGATAATTTGCCCACCAGGGACATTTGGCAGTGTGTGGAGACATTCtgggttgtcacaactgggtGGAAATGCTATtggcatctagtgggcagaggccaggatgCTTGTAAATACCCTACAAAGCACAGGACAGATGCCCCCAGCAAAAATTATTCTGCCCCCAATGTCAGTAGTGTTGAGGTTGagaaatcctcttttttttttaaatttaaaaaataatctgctTCGAACACTG from Saccopteryx leptura isolate mSacLep1 chromosome 2, mSacLep1_pri_phased_curated, whole genome shotgun sequence carries:
- the GRN gene encoding progranulin → MWPLVSLVALVTGLVAGTQCPDGQLCPVACCLDPGGATYSCCNPIPDKPTVLSRHLGRPCQIDAHCSPGYSCLLTVSGTSSCCPFPEAVSCADGRHCCPRGFHCSVDGQSCFRRSDTNSPGAVQCPDSQFECPNSSTCCATLDGSWGCCPMPQASCCEDKVHCCPYGTSCDLVHARCLTATGTHPLAKKIPARRTDRAGVMCPDGQSQCPDGSTCCELTSGKYGCCPMPNAICCSDHLHCCPQDTVCDLVLSKCLSKENATMDLLTKLPAHTVQEVKCDMEMSCPDGYTCCRLATGAWGCCPFDQAVCCEDHVHCCPAGFKCDSQKGTCEQEAHQLPWMEQSPAHLSLPDPQAMESDVPCDNVTSCPSSSTCCRLTSGEWGCCPVPEAVCCPDHLYCCPQGYTCLTEGQCQKGNKMVAGLEKMPAHQTSLSQSKDLGCDNTSCPVGQTCCPSLSKSWACCQLPHAVCCEDRQHCCPTGYTCNVKARTCEKEVDSAHHAAQLTLRPHVGVGNVECGEGHFCHDNQTCCRDRQESWACCPYRQGTCCADKRHCCPTGFRCGAKGTKCLRRKPLRWDIPLRNPVPRQLL